One part of the Bacteroidales bacterium genome encodes these proteins:
- a CDS encoding DUF3820 family protein, with amino-acid sequence MNEVKPDNRQLLELVNMKMPFGKYQGRTIIDLPEPYLVWFKQKGFPKGKLGNLLALCYEIKLNGLEAMVRKVKP; translated from the coding sequence ATGAATGAAGTAAAGCCCGACAACCGTCAACTTTTAGAATTGGTCAATATGAAAATGCCCTTTGGAAAATACCAAGGACGAACTATAATAGATTTGCCCGAACCATATTTAGTTTGGTTTAAACAAAAGGGATTTCCGAAAGGGAAACTCGGTAACTTATTGGCTTTATGTTATGAAATAAAACTCAATGGATTGGAAGCTATGGTGAGGAAGGTGAAACCCTGA